The following are encoded together in the Streptomyces tsukubensis genome:
- a CDS encoding DUF6602 domain-containing protein: MIRTISDLLAGIIRDELPKLDNAPVKHAPTIGDMYEGLSSDVLNRALPDGLGLRVVSGFARDGRGRMSGQLDCMVVRGEGERLLYTNSYVWHVKDIIAVIEVKKNLHSSELRDAFTQLNSVGDIEHAYYQGDDEVPDDPDRSMAPSVRTFAEMTGKLAWDGEGPVALAYEEDALLQTLLLEQISAVRIILGMHGFKSERAFRSSMANYLEQNIGNHGFGPGNFPQLIVSGGYSLVKANGRPFMMPLIDGWWPFYFSTPENPLRLLLEFIWTRLDELYGLGGEAWGEDLETEIARTLLSCRAAVIDGRGGWQVQVHNAGDEALDVTSATEQWSPNFIGEEEFILLTRLCQGREVRGDDPEMIAWLKLRGVEFADVRNRLLETRLVASSGQSLKLIAKKCQLAILPTGEYVAAENSTGRLDRWIFRRIEN; this comes from the coding sequence GTGATTCGCACGATTTCCGACCTTCTGGCGGGCATTATTCGAGACGAGCTACCTAAGCTCGACAATGCTCCTGTGAAGCATGCTCCCACAATTGGAGACATGTATGAGGGGCTTTCTTCAGACGTATTGAATCGAGCCCTGCCGGACGGATTGGGTTTGCGGGTGGTATCCGGATTTGCTCGCGACGGTCGCGGGCGCATGTCCGGCCAACTTGATTGCATGGTGGTTCGGGGTGAGGGAGAAAGGCTTCTGTATACCAACTCTTATGTTTGGCATGTTAAAGATATCATTGCAGTCATCGAGGTTAAGAAGAATCTCCACTCGTCCGAGCTTCGTGATGCGTTTACTCAGCTTAATTCAGTCGGTGATATCGAGCATGCCTACTATCAAGGTGATGACGAGGTGCCGGACGACCCTGATCGAAGCATGGCTCCGTCGGTTAGAACATTCGCGGAGATGACTGGGAAGTTGGCCTGGGATGGGGAGGGCCCCGTCGCCCTCGCCTACGAAGAGGATGCCCTACTTCAAACCCTTCTCCTGGAACAGATTTCTGCGGTTCGAATCATTCTTGGGATGCATGGGTTTAAGAGCGAGCGAGCCTTTCGATCGTCGATGGCGAACTACCTTGAGCAGAATATTGGGAACCATGGATTCGGTCCGGGTAATTTCCCTCAATTGATCGTTTCGGGTGGATACTCCCTCGTCAAGGCCAATGGTCGGCCATTCATGATGCCTCTTATTGATGGATGGTGGCCGTTTTACTTCTCGACGCCGGAGAACCCGCTGAGGCTGTTGCTGGAGTTCATTTGGACACGACTGGACGAGCTGTACGGACTTGGAGGAGAGGCTTGGGGAGAAGATCTTGAGACTGAGATCGCCAGAACTCTACTGAGCTGCCGTGCTGCCGTCATCGATGGACGAGGCGGCTGGCAAGTTCAAGTGCATAATGCTGGTGATGAAGCGCTTGACGTGACTTCAGCGACGGAGCAGTGGAGTCCAAATTTCATCGGAGAGGAGGAATTTATTTTGCTAACGCGGCTGTGTCAAGGGAGGGAAGTGCGTGGCGATGACCCGGAGATGATCGCATGGCTAAAGTTGAGGGGTGTTGAATTTGCTGACGTGCGCAACCGCCTGTTGGAAACCCGCCTTGTTGCGTCATCTGGGCAGAGCCTGAAGTTGATCGCAAAGAAGTGTCAGTTGGCTATTCTTCCGACGGGTGAATATGTCGCCGCGGAGAATAGCACTGGCCGATTGGACCGTTGGATTTTTCGCCGGATTGAGAATTAG
- a CDS encoding serine hydrolase domain-containing protein has protein sequence MPYRTDRIEHLLSEGVREKVYPGAVWAVGDSGGVRAQGATGVLDPDEPDVRMRPDTIFDVASLTKILAVWASVGALWEDGVLNLDVPLGTFWDEVAGHPLGAVTARQLLTHTAGLPLRAQLKNLYGTDPVAVRRGVLHEALNRPPGEAVEYTDRAALILGYLAEHLSGQPLDRLCEEGTWRPLAMDSTRFGPLPAAMSPRCAPTELDEATGSHLKGTAHDFSARLLGGVCGIAGVFTILDDVVSFLRYMLAPATASTKAGFGADWTAHSLTVQTGGLQPERGLFWHPAPGTTREQDVWVHYGFTGTGMWISPTQDRWAALLTNKLYYTRDRQPLADVRNAFRGLAFSQ, from the coding sequence ATGCCGTACCGCACCGACCGCATCGAGCACCTGCTGAGCGAAGGCGTCCGCGAGAAGGTCTACCCAGGCGCGGTATGGGCCGTCGGCGACTCGGGCGGGGTGCGGGCGCAGGGCGCCACCGGTGTCCTGGACCCGGACGAGCCGGATGTGCGGATGCGGCCGGACACCATCTTCGACGTCGCCAGCCTGACCAAGATCCTGGCCGTCTGGGCCTCGGTCGGAGCCCTGTGGGAGGACGGCGTCCTCAACCTCGACGTCCCGCTCGGGACCTTCTGGGACGAGGTCGCGGGCCACCCCCTCGGGGCCGTGACCGCGCGGCAGCTTCTGACCCACACCGCCGGCCTCCCCCTGCGGGCGCAGTTGAAGAACCTCTACGGCACCGATCCCGTCGCTGTTCGCAGGGGAGTTCTGCACGAAGCCCTCAACCGGCCGCCCGGCGAAGCGGTCGAGTACACGGACCGGGCCGCCCTCATCCTCGGCTACCTCGCCGAACACCTCTCCGGCCAGCCCCTCGATCGGCTCTGCGAGGAGGGGACCTGGCGCCCACTGGCCATGGACTCCACGCGCTTCGGCCCCCTGCCCGCCGCCATGTCGCCCCGCTGCGCCCCCACCGAACTCGACGAGGCCACCGGCAGCCACCTCAAGGGCACCGCCCACGACTTCTCCGCCCGCCTCCTCGGTGGCGTATGCGGCATCGCGGGCGTCTTCACCATCCTCGACGACGTGGTGAGCTTCCTCCGCTATATGCTCGCCCCCGCGACGGCCTCCACCAAGGCGGGCTTCGGCGCCGACTGGACCGCCCACTCCCTCACTGTGCAGACCGGCGGCCTCCAACCGGAACGCGGCCTGTTCTGGCACCCGGCGCCCGGCACCACCCGAGAGCAGGACGTCTGGGTGCACTACGGCTTCACGGGCACAGGCATGTGGATCTCCCCCACCCAGGACCGATGGGCAGCACTGCTGACCAACAAGCTCTACTACACCCGCGACCGCCAGCCGCTGGCTGACGTGCGCAATGCCTTTCGCGGTCTGGCTTTCAGCCAATGA
- a CDS encoding glycosyltransferase family 4 protein encodes MSDLGSPAPKQTTATFLDLPAGSPGGSVELFLDLYTGDEPLIPAQAFMLAPSGPRLRTPAGLNLLRVPGKCLEGPAFHRYVGNLRQALLSAVDPAHIEVLHLHHLAFGATPALIRALPEHPRIALVHGTDLLFAETHRDQLQVLRATARAVDAIVVPTSAMADHLLKLAPQTDRRKITHIPWGIPDRLLAHPPLRTTRLSNGHVRLLYAGRLTAEKGVDAVIRSVAPLRGVELSIAAPHAQFRVLAPRLQRAGVSARYLGWLRRPQLWKAFSEHDALVMPSTTLEAMGLVALEAQACGLPVLYQPVPGLSEALARSGLATDFTRPSSFARDLDRLRTEPGFLPALRQAGYANAARYPLSKTARELDGLGQQLT; translated from the coding sequence ATGAGCGACCTGGGAAGCCCCGCTCCGAAGCAGACGACGGCCACATTCCTGGACCTGCCCGCAGGCAGTCCCGGCGGCAGCGTCGAACTGTTCCTCGACCTCTACACCGGCGACGAACCCCTCATCCCCGCGCAAGCTTTCATGCTCGCCCCGAGCGGCCCCCGCCTGCGGACGCCGGCCGGGCTCAACCTGCTCAGGGTGCCGGGCAAGTGCCTGGAGGGCCCGGCCTTCCACCGGTACGTCGGCAACTTGCGGCAAGCTCTGCTCTCTGCGGTCGATCCCGCCCACATCGAGGTGCTGCACCTGCACCACCTCGCCTTCGGCGCCACCCCCGCCCTGATCCGGGCCCTGCCCGAGCACCCCCGGATCGCCTTGGTCCACGGCACCGACCTGCTCTTCGCCGAGACCCACCGCGACCAGCTCCAGGTCCTGCGGGCGACCGCTCGCGCCGTCGACGCCATCGTCGTTCCTACCAGCGCCATGGCCGACCATCTCCTCAAGCTCGCCCCGCAGACCGACCGCCGCAAGATCACCCACATCCCCTGGGGCATCCCGGACCGGCTCCTCGCCCATCCGCCCCTCCGCACCACTCGCCTGTCGAACGGCCACGTCCGCCTGCTGTACGCGGGCCGACTGACCGCCGAGAAGGGCGTCGATGCCGTGATCCGGAGCGTGGCCCCGCTCCGAGGCGTCGAGCTCTCGATCGCCGCACCGCACGCCCAGTTCCGCGTGCTGGCTCCCCGACTGCAACGGGCCGGGGTGAGCGCCCGCTACCTTGGCTGGCTCCGCCGTCCACAGCTGTGGAAAGCCTTCTCCGAACACGACGCCCTCGTCATGCCTTCCACCACCCTGGAGGCCATGGGCTTGGTCGCCCTCGAAGCCCAAGCCTGCGGCCTCCCCGTCCTCTACCAGCCGGTGCCCGGCCTCAGCGAAGCCCTGGCCCGCTCCGGGCTGGCCACCGACTTCACCCGTCCTTCCTCTTTCGCCAGGGACTTGGACCGCCTGCGGACCGAACCCGGCTTCCTGCCCGCTCTGCGGCAGGCCGGATACGCCAACGCCGCCCGCTACCCCCTGTCGAAGACCGCCCGAGAACTTGACGGCCTCGGCCAACAGCTCACCTGA
- a CDS encoding dCTP deaminase: MILTGPAITAAVRAGEITIDPYDPAHVSPNAYDWRLGDTLRVCAGQLDAAAPTAYTEQTIPSSGLVLQPGLLYLGVTHERTGSETYAQLLNGDRTIGSLGIWVHVSAPLGHQGHAIRWTLEIRAARPVRVYPGMTFGKLVFLTTQGTASSYQRQSAKYASTEGIDISRLYEEIGGGRR, encoded by the coding sequence GTGATCCTCACCGGCCCCGCGATCACCGCCGCCGTCCGCGCCGGCGAGATCACCATCGACCCGTACGACCCCGCCCACGTCTCCCCCAACGCCTACGACTGGCGCCTCGGCGACACCCTCCGCGTCTGCGCCGGGCAGCTCGACGCCGCCGCCCCCACCGCCTATACCGAGCAGACGATCCCCAGCTCCGGCCTGGTCCTCCAGCCGGGACTGCTCTACCTCGGCGTCACTCACGAGCGCACCGGCTCGGAGACGTACGCGCAACTGCTCAACGGCGACCGGACCATCGGTTCCCTCGGCATCTGGGTCCACGTCTCCGCGCCGCTCGGCCACCAAGGCCACGCCATCCGCTGGACCCTGGAGATCCGCGCCGCCCGACCCGTCCGCGTCTACCCGGGCATGACGTTCGGCAAGCTGGTCTTCCTCACCACGCAGGGGACAGCGTCCAGCTATCAGCGGCAGTCGGCGAAGTACGCGAGCACCGAGGGCATCGACATCTCACGTCTTTACGAGGAGATCGGCGGAGGCCGCCGATGA
- the dcd gene encoding dCTP deaminase produces the protein MILTGPEIAAAAQDGRLTISPFEPEQVNPNSYNVRLGPRLLTYTAPVIDAHRANPTTAVEIGEAGYVLQPGELYLGHTLEQVGSDTFVPLLFGRSSVGRLGLFVEITAPIGDIGFHGQWTLMLSPIRPLRVYAGMKIGQIMFFVSSGDIDLYAGKYQAAEGPQPSRYWRDAEPVEAVAP, from the coding sequence ATGATCCTCACCGGTCCCGAGATCGCTGCCGCCGCCCAGGACGGCCGTCTGACGATCAGCCCGTTCGAGCCGGAGCAGGTCAACCCCAACAGCTACAACGTGCGGCTCGGTCCCAGGCTCCTGACGTACACGGCCCCGGTCATCGACGCCCACCGGGCGAATCCGACCACCGCGGTCGAGATCGGCGAGGCCGGGTACGTCCTCCAGCCCGGCGAGCTCTATCTGGGCCACACCCTGGAGCAGGTCGGCTCCGACACCTTCGTCCCGCTGCTGTTCGGCCGCTCCTCGGTCGGCCGACTCGGCCTGTTCGTCGAAATCACCGCCCCCATCGGCGACATCGGCTTTCACGGCCAGTGGACCCTGATGCTCTCGCCGATCCGCCCACTACGTGTGTACGCGGGGATGAAGATCGGGCAGATCATGTTCTTCGTCTCCAGCGGCGACATAGACCTGTACGCGGGCAAGTACCAGGCCGCCGAAGGCCCTCAGCCCTCCCGCTACTGGCGCGATGCCGAACCCGTCGAGGCGGTCGCCCCGTGA
- a CDS encoding ATP-binding protein, whose protein sequence is MPHARPGFFMAAPAVLGELTTSLSHRLCADRYRCGDIAAAVGTAETGPHTLPTTAERTDNGSPVAIFTDRNGDVGIVAERFSPFVRVPGSRAAALPTAAGAKPERGPSCGTAEPPDAARRPAGFRREPPPPIATVGPASDFVSGPTLGHGIEVAFASDKARVAEMRRITRDQLRCWRTSEALAGDIVLAVSELVTNAVCYGSGYVSLRVWPTTGELVVEVRDGAPQARAEIRRPGDDEVSGRGIFLVATLADRWGVSDGGATTWCLFSRRSG, encoded by the coding sequence TTGCCGCACGCGCGGCCCGGCTTCTTCATGGCAGCACCCGCCGTACTCGGGGAGTTGACGACCTCACTGAGTCACAGGCTATGCGCGGATCGATATCGCTGCGGCGATATCGCGGCAGCGGTCGGTACGGCGGAAACAGGCCCCCACACTCTTCCCACCACGGCGGAACGCACCGACAACGGTTCGCCCGTCGCGATCTTCACCGACCGGAACGGGGATGTGGGCATCGTGGCAGAGCGCTTCTCCCCCTTCGTCCGTGTGCCGGGCAGTCGTGCGGCTGCCCTCCCCACGGCGGCAGGGGCCAAGCCCGAGCGCGGTCCGTCGTGTGGAACGGCCGAACCCCCCGACGCTGCCAGGCGCCCGGCCGGGTTCAGGCGCGAGCCTCCGCCCCCGATCGCCACTGTCGGTCCGGCATCGGACTTCGTCTCCGGGCCCACCCTGGGCCACGGCATCGAGGTCGCCTTCGCGTCCGACAAAGCGCGCGTCGCGGAGATGCGCCGGATCACCCGTGACCAGCTCCGCTGCTGGCGGACCTCGGAGGCCCTGGCGGGAGACATCGTGCTCGCCGTGTCGGAACTCGTCACCAACGCCGTCTGCTACGGCTCCGGGTACGTGAGCCTGCGGGTGTGGCCGACCACGGGCGAGTTGGTGGTCGAGGTGCGCGACGGGGCCCCGCAGGCGCGGGCGGAGATCAGGCGCCCCGGCGACGACGAGGTGTCGGGGCGCGGCATCTTCCTGGTCGCCACGCTCGCCGACCGCTGGGGAGTGAGTGACGGCGGCGCCACCACGTGGTGCCTCTTCTCCCGCAGGAGCGGCTGA
- a CDS encoding helix-turn-helix domain-containing protein, whose amino-acid sequence MKKPGRACGKCGSVLSQYNPDSLCARCARSAAAPHVPDRAWRDAPVQRALAAWDFGELLRLLRRRSGLSQMDVRALTGFTQSHISDLENGRKQLGGRDAIIGLLTGLGIPADLRPILLTPLSTPPRTAVAEALDPALPWTAARMVTSLEVAVGGPVKRRNVLTALSGSALTPYILHSAVAPAEALAAEGREGTRVTASLLDSLQRTTDALRELDATSGSGNLSGTATRHLRVLLGLTKSGTYDERTGRRLAAVTADTAMQAGWYALDGGRHEVAQRLLLGALRAAHASQDSRLRAGALSFLAIQGYSVGDPRDAVTAARTARQLLADQDAPALRAMLLTRQARGHARLREERHALVALQEAEALCARGPGENDPHWLYWVNPGEIHGQRGSVYLELGKPAEAATSFASARGSLAADAARTKAQFLSRAATAQMRAGDADAGCATGEEVLAMVRDVRSARLDEHLHAMLAEARRFGGARAVRSFVEHGEEVLRERVPA is encoded by the coding sequence ATGAAGAAGCCGGGCCGCGCGTGCGGCAAGTGCGGGAGCGTGCTGAGCCAGTACAACCCTGACTCCCTGTGCGCGCGATGCGCTCGCTCCGCAGCCGCGCCGCACGTGCCGGACCGGGCCTGGCGCGACGCGCCTGTCCAACGGGCCCTCGCCGCATGGGACTTCGGAGAGCTGTTACGCCTGCTTCGCCGCCGCTCGGGGCTCTCCCAGATGGACGTACGGGCCCTGACCGGCTTCACGCAGTCGCACATCTCCGACCTGGAGAACGGCCGCAAACAGCTCGGCGGACGGGACGCCATCATCGGCCTGCTCACGGGCCTCGGCATCCCCGCCGACCTCCGGCCGATCCTCCTGACGCCCCTCTCCACACCCCCGCGAACTGCCGTCGCGGAGGCTCTGGACCCGGCTTTGCCGTGGACGGCCGCTCGTATGGTGACGTCACTCGAAGTTGCTGTCGGAGGCCCCGTGAAGCGTCGAAACGTGCTGACCGCCCTGAGCGGTTCCGCCCTCACCCCGTACATCCTTCACTCGGCCGTCGCGCCTGCTGAAGCGCTCGCGGCAGAGGGGCGGGAGGGGACCCGGGTGACCGCCTCCCTGCTCGACTCGCTCCAGCGCACGACGGACGCGCTAAGGGAGTTGGACGCGACGAGCGGCAGCGGGAACCTGTCCGGGACCGCCACGCGGCACCTGCGCGTCCTGCTCGGCCTCACGAAGTCCGGTACGTACGACGAGAGAACCGGTCGTCGGCTCGCGGCTGTGACCGCCGATACCGCCATGCAGGCGGGTTGGTACGCGCTCGACGGCGGCCGACACGAGGTCGCGCAGCGCCTCCTCCTCGGCGCGCTCCGCGCGGCCCACGCCTCGCAGGACTCGCGGTTGCGCGCCGGAGCGCTGTCGTTCCTCGCCATCCAGGGCTACTCCGTGGGCGACCCGCGTGATGCGGTCACCGCGGCCAGGACCGCGCGGCAGTTGCTCGCGGACCAGGACGCGCCCGCCCTGCGCGCGATGCTGCTGACGCGGCAAGCGCGCGGGCACGCTCGCCTGCGCGAGGAGCGGCACGCCCTCGTGGCGCTCCAGGAGGCGGAGGCGCTGTGCGCGCGGGGGCCGGGCGAGAACGACCCGCACTGGCTGTACTGGGTGAACCCGGGCGAAATTCACGGACAACGGGGCAGCGTCTACCTGGAGTTGGGCAAGCCCGCCGAAGCTGCGACGTCCTTCGCGTCGGCCCGAGGCTCACTCGCTGCGGACGCGGCGCGGACGAAGGCGCAGTTCCTCTCCCGCGCGGCAACGGCCCAGATGCGCGCGGGCGATGCCGATGCCGGGTGCGCGACCGGCGAAGAAGTCCTGGCGATGGTGCGGGACGTGCGGTCCGCGAGGCTGGACGAGCACCTGCACGCGATGCTCGCCGAGGCCCGCCGCTTCGGCGGCGCGAGGGCCGTACGGTCCTTCGTCGAGCACGGTGAAGAAGTCCTCCGGGAGCGGGTGCCGGCATGA
- a CDS encoding HAD family hydrolase, producing MILVLWDIDRTLLYAGDTDRLVYREVFHAVVGRPATKLPAKGTGVTMPVAVRELLAANDVQEVDRLAPLIVARLPAELRRHQVELLRDGHLMPGAVEALAAVRGDADFVPSIVTGNLRESAEIKLAAFGLTDYVDVSLGGYASDDPHRPALVRIAQARVERAHGRPFTRANTVIIGDSLQDVRTGREGGARVIGVASGTTAAEALADAGADEVLSDLTDPVRLLELIHARG from the coding sequence ATGATCCTCGTCCTGTGGGACATCGACCGGACCCTCCTCTACGCGGGAGACACCGACCGCCTCGTCTACCGCGAGGTCTTCCACGCCGTCGTCGGCCGCCCCGCGACGAAGCTGCCCGCGAAGGGCACGGGGGTCACGATGCCCGTGGCAGTACGGGAACTCCTTGCGGCCAACGACGTCCAGGAGGTGGACCGTCTGGCACCCCTCATCGTCGCGCGCCTCCCCGCCGAACTACGCCGCCACCAAGTCGAGTTGCTACGGGACGGTCACCTCATGCCCGGTGCGGTCGAAGCCCTCGCGGCGGTACGCGGGGACGCGGACTTCGTCCCGTCGATCGTGACGGGGAATCTGCGGGAGAGCGCGGAGATCAAGCTCGCCGCCTTCGGCCTCACGGACTACGTGGACGTCTCGCTGGGTGGCTACGCCTCTGACGACCCCCACCGCCCCGCCTTGGTCCGCATCGCCCAGGCCCGCGTGGAACGCGCCCACGGCCGGCCCTTCACCCGCGCGAACACGGTCATCATCGGCGACTCCCTCCAAGACGTCCGCACGGGCCGGGAGGGAGGCGCACGAGTCATCGGCGTCGCCTCGGGCACGACAGCGGCCGAGGCGCTCGCCGACGCGGGGGCGGACGAAGTGTTGAGCGACCTCACTGACCCGGTGCGGCTGCTGGAGCTGATCCACGCGAGGGGATAG
- a CDS encoding relaxase/mobilization nuclease domain-containing protein: protein MIPKIILGKGPRATHRTIGYLFGPGRANEHVDPHVVASWKGFAPDPGRTPHRDPRDVATQLAAQLDQPVRMLGDAAPVHTVWHCPVRAAPEDPVLTDEQWGEIARRIVATAGIAPQGDEEACRWVAVRHAEDHIHIAATLVRQDGRRPARDHDKRAVQREARKIEADYGLRRLNPGDGTAAKRHTSKEHFKAKRQGASTTTRQVLRLRVRRAVAAASDETEFFSLLEATEVIVRLKHGPSGDALGCNFALRGDTNEAGDPVFYSGSTLAPDLSLPKIRQGLETPTAGAPVAVRAGDPWHQAIAAVERVPHHLAHGDEHLAQGQLVALGASLDLLAAIAPADTRADLTHAATAFERATRSRITADLHSARVLRRSVQALWRERPPDRDGAAFAMLLDATLTAVAFALHWHRTHQHAQQEAATKQALPHMQSAYSRATDTALNHLAERTPQPQTRRRLAQYVARAAPEHADRILHDPAWDALATVLAEAEATGHSATALLDQALGQRSLENTRNPARVLTWRVHRLGTRTAPSPRAQAAMARSTVRGPVYGAGPNPTATNPLSGPTTPVRRR, encoded by the coding sequence GTGATCCCGAAGATCATCCTCGGCAAGGGGCCGAGGGCCACACACCGCACCATCGGCTACCTCTTCGGCCCTGGCAGGGCCAACGAGCACGTCGATCCGCACGTGGTGGCCTCCTGGAAAGGCTTCGCCCCCGACCCGGGCCGGACACCCCATCGCGATCCCCGGGACGTGGCCACCCAGCTCGCCGCGCAACTCGACCAGCCCGTACGGATGCTCGGCGACGCGGCTCCCGTGCACACCGTCTGGCACTGCCCCGTTCGTGCCGCGCCCGAGGACCCGGTCCTCACCGACGAGCAGTGGGGCGAGATCGCCCGGCGCATCGTGGCCACCGCCGGCATCGCGCCACAAGGCGACGAGGAGGCTTGCCGCTGGGTGGCCGTCCGCCACGCCGAGGACCACATCCACATCGCCGCCACCCTCGTCCGCCAGGACGGCCGCCGCCCCGCACGCGACCACGACAAGCGAGCCGTCCAGAGGGAAGCCCGGAAGATCGAAGCCGACTACGGCCTCCGGCGCCTGAACCCCGGCGACGGCACCGCCGCCAAGCGCCACACCAGCAAGGAACACTTCAAGGCCAAGCGCCAGGGCGCCTCGACTACCACCCGCCAAGTCCTGCGCCTGCGTGTGCGCAGGGCGGTGGCCGCCGCGTCGGACGAGACCGAGTTCTTCTCGCTCCTTGAGGCGACCGAAGTGATCGTCCGCCTCAAGCACGGCCCCTCGGGCGATGCCCTGGGCTGCAACTTCGCTCTGCGCGGCGACACCAACGAGGCGGGCGACCCGGTGTTCTACTCGGGGTCCACCCTCGCCCCCGACCTGTCCCTGCCCAAGATCCGCCAGGGCCTAGAAACCCCGACTGCCGGTGCGCCCGTCGCCGTCCGGGCGGGCGATCCCTGGCACCAGGCCATCGCCGCCGTCGAACGCGTCCCGCACCACCTCGCGCACGGCGACGAACACCTCGCCCAAGGGCAACTGGTTGCACTCGGCGCGTCGCTGGATCTGCTGGCCGCCATCGCTCCGGCCGATACGAGGGCAGACCTCACCCACGCGGCCACGGCCTTCGAGCGCGCCACCCGCTCCCGCATCACCGCCGACCTCCACAGCGCGCGCGTGCTCCGCCGCAGTGTCCAGGCGCTCTGGCGCGAGAGGCCCCCGGACCGTGACGGAGCAGCCTTCGCGATGCTCCTGGACGCCACGCTCACAGCGGTCGCCTTCGCCCTGCACTGGCACCGCACACACCAACACGCCCAACAGGAGGCCGCGACCAAGCAAGCCCTCCCGCACATGCAGTCCGCGTACTCGCGCGCCACCGACACCGCGCTGAACCACCTCGCCGAGCGCACGCCTCAACCGCAGACAAGGCGGCGACTCGCCCAGTACGTGGCACGCGCAGCGCCCGAGCACGCCGACCGCATCCTCCACGATCCCGCCTGGGACGCCCTCGCCACCGTCCTCGCCGAAGCGGAAGCCACGGGCCACTCCGCGACCGCCCTGCTCGACCAAGCACTCGGCCAGCGCTCCCTGGAGAACACACGCAATCCCGCGCGCGTACTGACCTGGCGCGTCCACCGACTCGGCACACGCACGGCACCCAGCCCCCGCGCGCAGGCGGCTATGGCGCGCAGTACGGTGCGGGGTCCGGTTTACGGCGCCGGGCCGAATCCGACGGCGACGAATCCCCTGTCGGGACCGACAACCCCGGTGCGCCGCCGGTGA
- a CDS encoding plasmid mobilization protein — protein MPTTDTDAASCRVRSPYPASAPAGAEASDARGASEAVGPGGPTGEGLAHRTPDAPQQYEPRRRLRDPKLRDRRVSPRFNDAEFVLVRNAAALSHMTPGGYVAESALAAARADDPTAAVADYRAMVQALMTANGQLGKAGSNLNQLARHMNMEGEWPLADTVMRLLARVEASIADVDTAVARTLEAR, from the coding sequence GTGCCCACCACAGACACAGACGCAGCAAGTTGTCGGGTAAGGAGTCCTTACCCGGCCTCGGCCCCGGCGGGGGCCGAGGCGTCCGACGCCCGGGGTGCTTCGGAGGCGGTCGGCCCAGGGGGGCCGACCGGGGAAGGGCTCGCCCACCGGACACCTGACGCACCGCAGCAGTACGAACCACGTCGCCGTCTGCGTGACCCGAAGCTGCGCGACCGCCGCGTCTCCCCCCGCTTCAACGACGCCGAGTTCGTACTCGTGCGCAACGCCGCCGCTCTGAGCCACATGACCCCCGGCGGCTACGTCGCCGAAAGCGCCCTCGCGGCTGCCCGCGCCGACGACCCGACCGCCGCCGTCGCCGACTACCGCGCCATGGTGCAGGCGCTGATGACCGCCAACGGGCAACTGGGCAAGGCCGGCAGCAACCTGAACCAGCTCGCCCGCCACATGAACATGGAGGGCGAGTGGCCCCTGGCCGACACCGTCATGCGGCTGCTGGCCCGCGTGGAGGCGTCGATCGCCGACGTGGACACGGCCGTCGCGCGCACGCTGGAGGCACGGTGA
- a CDS encoding helix-turn-helix domain-containing protein produces MPDDEDTSAGVILSGEENAAVRVKLEREKRGWSTTTVSDLLNEAGFDMNPSAVWRIENRKRRINLDEAIGFAEIFGVPLTNFVGPPRLATMGRAMELIDGVVAAYRASHRANHEAREARDRLDAYLADHPDIREEADVMVSNAIATEMTKINEEYGPDSET; encoded by the coding sequence ATGCCGGACGACGAGGACACGTCAGCGGGGGTGATCCTCAGTGGCGAGGAGAACGCCGCCGTGCGCGTCAAGCTCGAACGAGAGAAGCGGGGCTGGAGCACGACCACGGTCTCCGACCTGCTGAACGAGGCCGGCTTCGACATGAACCCGTCCGCCGTGTGGCGCATCGAGAACCGCAAGCGCCGCATCAACCTCGACGAGGCCATCGGCTTCGCCGAGATCTTCGGCGTCCCGCTCACCAACTTCGTGGGACCGCCGCGCCTCGCGACCATGGGCCGCGCCATGGAACTGATCGACGGCGTCGTCGCCGCCTACAGAGCCTCGCACCGGGCCAACCACGAGGCCCGCGAGGCCCGAGACCGCCTCGACGCCTACCTGGCCGACCACCCGGACATCCGCGAAGAGGCGGACGTGATGGTGTCCAACGCCATCGCCACCGAGATGACGAAGATCAACGAAGAGTACGGGCCCGACTCGGAAACTTAG
- a CDS encoding excisionase family DNA-binding protein, which produces MNTHDPLLTVDQAAERLGTGVRFIRRLIQERRIRYVKLGKHVRIPESVLTAYVAERTVEPVRGRRSGFGLVA; this is translated from the coding sequence GTGAACACCCACGACCCGCTCCTCACGGTGGACCAGGCCGCCGAACGCCTCGGCACCGGCGTCCGCTTCATCCGCCGACTCATCCAGGAACGCCGCATCCGCTACGTAAAGCTCGGCAAGCACGTCCGGATCCCGGAGAGCGTACTCACGGCCTACGTCGCGGAGCGGACGGTCGAACCCGTCCGGGGGCGACGCTCCGGCTTCGGGCTGGTGGCCTGA